One stretch of Deinococcus taeanensis DNA includes these proteins:
- a CDS encoding alkene reductase, which yields MNLLEPVQLGELTLPNRIVMAPMTRSRAYGTVPTPLMAEYYAQRASAGLIITEATQVSAGAQGYPDTPGIHTQQQIDAWRAVTGAVHTAGGRIFIQLWHVGRISHSAYHGGQPPVAPSAIRPAGKIYTHGGLVDFETPRALETHELPGIIEDFRQAAKNAVEAGFDGVEIHGANGYLLNQFLETGTNQRTDEYGVSVENRARLLLQVTQAITEAIGAQRVGVRLSPGGTFGDMSDADPAETYRHTAAALNSFGLAYLHVVEGSQDGPAGGLNGQSPTALVRAAYQGTLITAGGYDLNSATRALESGQADLVAFARAYIANPDLAERFKENAPLLEPDPTTMYGGNAEGYTTYPTLQQQAAGTHG from the coding sequence TTGAACCTACTTGAACCCGTCCAACTCGGTGAACTGACCCTCCCCAACCGTATTGTCATGGCGCCCATGACGCGCAGCCGAGCCTACGGTACCGTCCCCACCCCCCTGATGGCGGAGTACTACGCGCAACGTGCCTCGGCTGGCCTGATCATCACCGAAGCCACCCAGGTCTCCGCTGGCGCACAGGGCTACCCGGACACCCCAGGGATCCACACCCAGCAGCAAATAGACGCCTGGCGAGCCGTGACGGGCGCTGTTCATACTGCGGGTGGCCGCATCTTCATCCAGCTCTGGCACGTGGGCCGGATCTCACATTCCGCGTATCACGGTGGGCAGCCGCCGGTCGCGCCCTCTGCCATCCGCCCGGCCGGGAAGATCTACACGCATGGGGGCCTGGTCGATTTCGAAACCCCCCGCGCCCTTGAAACCCACGAACTCCCCGGCATCATTGAAGATTTCCGGCAGGCAGCGAAGAACGCCGTGGAAGCTGGTTTCGACGGCGTGGAAATCCACGGTGCCAACGGCTATCTCCTTAACCAGTTCCTCGAAACCGGAACAAACCAGCGCACCGACGAGTACGGCGTGAGCGTTGAAAACCGTGCGAGGCTGCTGTTGCAGGTGACGCAAGCCATCACGGAGGCCATTGGTGCCCAGCGGGTGGGTGTGCGCCTCTCGCCGGGCGGAACGTTCGGTGACATGAGCGACGCCGACCCCGCCGAGACATACAGGCACACGGCTGCCGCACTGAATTCCTTCGGGCTCGCATACCTGCACGTCGTGGAAGGCTCGCAGGATGGACCTGCTGGGGGCCTGAACGGGCAGAGTCCGACCGCTCTGGTCCGGGCAGCGTACCAGGGCACGCTGATCACGGCGGGAGGGTACGACCTGAACTCTGCCACGCGCGCCCTTGAGTCAGGGCAGGCCGATCTTGTGGCCTTTGCACGGGCCTATATCGCCAACCCTGATCTGGCAGAACGTTTCAAAGAGAATGCTCCTCTCCTCGAGCCGGACCCAACAACCATGTATGGCGGCAATGCCGAGGGTTATACGACCTACCCCACACTCCAACAACAGGCTGCGGGAACTCACGGGTAA
- a CDS encoding trypsin-like peptidase domain-containing protein gives MSRGARLTGRAAAWLGLLALGLSGPSVPAQGASTEDDGSLERALLSTAHLLTVEQGTDQGPSCTGVVVGDDRTLLTNWHCVGKDAGVQSRTRELLNTRGWVFVAPTRDPRQAPAFAYVARVVVGEPTLDVAVIRIFGTFTGDPERPGPLPDGPLPLMPLPLANSDSVRLGQGVRVLGYPSLGGDTITLTEGRISGFDDENQDGTPDAFKTDAEVNHGNSGGLAINDQGHHIGIPTWALTEKEGSGKISRIRMINAAVPYIQQALALPAPSLADAQTPAQPLGVGTSAVPAPPPAAPQAGAARVGPVTFLPEPNSPAPTAGAPLPSGLRRVVAQAAFRDMVPGADWGSVWTYDGQAAAGAVSGSAWTLGPSGTLQDTLSAPEGRTLPDGRYGWSMYLSGQLASQGTFEIGAAAPAVAPPAPPPAPAVQDVVVRGTVQDADTGRPLPEALVVFLKPGTRLQDWTAAGYPPAQVAARATTDATGAYQTVPPLPRGYTYHAAFAARDYRITDGPVEITAEDPTPLDLKPVVLQRLQ, from the coding sequence ATGAGCAGAGGCGCGCGCCTGACCGGCCGGGCGGCCGCCTGGCTGGGGCTGCTGGCCCTGGGGCTGAGCGGCCCGTCTGTGCCTGCCCAGGGGGCCAGCACGGAGGACGACGGCAGTCTCGAACGGGCACTCCTGTCGACCGCTCACCTGCTCACGGTTGAGCAAGGCACCGACCAGGGCCCCAGCTGCACGGGCGTGGTGGTGGGGGACGACCGCACGCTCCTCACCAACTGGCACTGTGTCGGCAAGGACGCAGGGGTACAGTCCAGAACGCGGGAGCTGTTGAACACGCGGGGCTGGGTGTTCGTGGCGCCCACCCGCGATCCGCGGCAGGCGCCCGCCTTCGCCTACGTCGCCCGGGTGGTGGTGGGGGAGCCCACGCTGGACGTGGCCGTGATCCGCATTTTCGGGACCTTCACTGGTGATCCCGAGCGGCCCGGCCCGCTGCCTGACGGGCCGCTTCCTTTGATGCCGCTGCCACTGGCGAACTCCGACAGCGTCCGGCTCGGGCAGGGCGTGCGTGTCCTGGGGTACCCCTCGCTGGGCGGCGACACCATCACCCTGACGGAGGGCCGCATCTCCGGCTTTGACGACGAGAACCAGGACGGAACCCCTGATGCGTTCAAGACCGATGCAGAGGTGAACCACGGCAACTCAGGCGGTCTGGCCATCAACGACCAGGGCCACCACATCGGAATTCCAACCTGGGCCCTCACCGAAAAGGAAGGTTCAGGCAAAATCAGCCGCATCCGTATGATCAACGCGGCGGTGCCTTACATCCAGCAGGCGCTCGCCCTGCCGGCCCCCTCTCTGGCCGACGCCCAGACACCGGCCCAGCCGCTGGGCGTCGGGACGTCCGCCGTTCCGGCGCCCCCGCCGGCGGCGCCCCAGGCCGGGGCGGCCCGGGTGGGGCCCGTCACCTTCCTGCCGGAGCCCAACAGTCCGGCCCCCACAGCTGGGGCGCCGCTGCCTTCAGGCCTGCGGCGCGTGGTGGCGCAGGCGGCATTCCGGGACATGGTGCCTGGCGCGGACTGGGGCAGTGTCTGGACGTACGACGGTCAGGCGGCCGCTGGCGCGGTCAGCGGCTCGGCCTGGACACTCGGGCCGAGCGGCACCCTGCAGGACACCCTCAGTGCGCCTGAGGGCCGGACCCTGCCGGACGGCCGCTACGGCTGGTCGATGTACCTGAGCGGGCAGCTGGCGTCGCAGGGAACCTTTGAGATCGGCGCCGCGGCGCCCGCCGTGGCGCCGCCGGCGCCGCCCCCAGCGCCCGCCGTTCAGGACGTCGTGGTCCGCGGCACCGTACAGGATGCGGACACCGGCCGGCCCCTGCCGGAGGCGCTGGTCGTCTTCCTGAAGCCGGGCACCCGACTCCAGGACTGGACTGCGGCGGGCTACCCCCCGGCCCAGGTCGCGGCGCGGGCCACCACCGACGCCACCGGCGCGTACCAGACGGTTCCCCCGCTGCCCCGTGGCTACACCTACCACGCGGCGTTCGCCGCCAGGGATTACCGCATCACGGACGGACCGGTGGAGATCACGGCGGAGGATCCCACGCCGCTGGACCTCAAACCGGTGGTCCTGCAGCGCCTGCAGTAA
- a CDS encoding transposase: MGKQRKTWSTDVKEAIVLSVLRGELGVAEAARQHGANESLIHTWKTQFLEAGRARLSGDRPDQGVTILERENDRLKRIVAEKELELDIARKVRRL, encoded by the coding sequence ATGGGGAAACAGCGAAAAACCTGGAGCACCGACGTCAAAGAAGCCATCGTCCTCAGCGTGCTGCGGGGCGAACTCGGAGTCGCGGAGGCAGCCCGTCAGCATGGAGCCAACGAGAGCCTGATCCACACCTGGAAAACACAGTTTCTGGAGGCGGGCCGTGCCCGCCTCTCTGGTGACCGACCAGACCAGGGCGTGACCATCCTGGAACGGGAGAATGACCGTCTCAAACGCATCGTGGCCGAAAAGGAACTGGAGCTCGATATTGCGCGAAAAGTGCGACGGCTCTGA
- a CDS encoding PrsW family intramembrane metalloprotease — protein sequence MQLLGVPLFVGAATVADHLFGNRLSGGALIAAGVIMALIPAALWLLAFSREDRLEPEPKTLLLGVFVLAALLAQAVGEPLVRLLTGGAHTLLVGLVVSVLVVGMVQEFLKYAAVRYTVFTTAHFDHRVDGVLYGASAGLGYATVLNMQYLLQHSGVDLGVGAIRMAVTALGQASFAGLTGYALGSAKFDRRGPLWLPAAVGGAALLNGAVSLLLRELPWVGGLSFRPEYGLVLAVMVAGATFAFLSARMRRLIAADQRSTAERPVAGGTP from the coding sequence GTGCAGTTGCTTGGGGTTCCTCTGTTCGTGGGTGCCGCCACCGTCGCCGACCACCTGTTCGGGAACCGCCTCAGCGGCGGCGCGCTGATTGCCGCGGGCGTGATCATGGCGCTGATCCCGGCCGCCCTGTGGCTGCTGGCCTTCTCCCGCGAAGACCGTCTGGAGCCCGAGCCCAAGACGCTGCTGCTCGGCGTCTTCGTACTCGCCGCGCTACTTGCACAGGCGGTCGGAGAGCCGCTGGTGCGGCTCCTGACCGGAGGGGCGCACACCCTGCTGGTGGGCCTGGTGGTCTCTGTGCTGGTGGTCGGGATGGTGCAGGAGTTCCTGAAATACGCCGCCGTACGGTACACGGTGTTCACCACCGCTCACTTCGATCACCGCGTCGACGGCGTGCTGTACGGAGCGTCAGCGGGCTTGGGCTACGCCACAGTGCTGAACATGCAGTACCTCTTGCAGCACAGCGGTGTGGACCTGGGGGTCGGGGCCATTCGCATGGCCGTCACGGCCCTGGGGCAGGCGAGTTTCGCCGGCCTGACCGGCTACGCTCTGGGCAGCGCCAAGTTCGACCGCCGGGGCCCCCTGTGGCTTCCTGCCGCCGTCGGCGGCGCCGCGCTTCTGAACGGCGCGGTCAGTCTGCTGCTGCGGGAGCTTCCCTGGGTCGGCGGGTTGTCCTTCCGGCCTGAGTATGGTCTGGTGCTGGCCGTGATGGTGGCCGGCGCGACCTTCGCGTTCCTGTCCGCCCGCATGCGGCGCCTGATCGCCGCGGATCAGCGCTCGACCGCCGAGCGTCCGGTGGCCGGAGGGACCCCGTGA
- a CDS encoding integrase core domain-containing protein — protein sequence MRDHQHSAPARCAKQQHRDALYEKVRQAALQHPTSGYRLLYQELKAQGEEIGLHKIRVALGELHLHPPLPRKTRKPSPKVSAPQDWPEGRRVQIDATRLSLPDGVCWIYFVLDVTSRVVLASRVVRSLSMHLAKLTLDEAVAVLRAQGHHKRILVQSDGGSDFTSDLFQQGCLMYGNWVRCKVSQPGGTGILERLNRTYKYQFAFRQDWQSMADVRAAMPDFHRWYNHERRHSALGYATPWSTLTLSANARNAA from the coding sequence ATGCGGGACCATCAGCACAGCGCGCCCGCGCGCTGTGCCAAGCAGCAGCACCGTGACGCACTGTACGAGAAGGTACGCCAGGCGGCGTTGCAGCATCCAACGTCTGGATACCGGCTGCTGTATCAGGAACTCAAAGCTCAGGGCGAAGAGATTGGCCTGCACAAGATCCGTGTCGCACTCGGCGAATTGCACCTTCACCCACCGCTGCCTCGAAAGACCCGGAAACCTTCCCCGAAGGTTTCCGCACCACAAGACTGGCCGGAAGGTCGACGGGTGCAGATTGACGCGACACGGCTGTCGCTGCCCGACGGGGTCTGTTGGATTTACTTCGTGCTGGACGTTACCTCGCGGGTGGTGCTGGCCAGCCGGGTGGTACGGAGCCTGTCGATGCACCTCGCCAAACTGACGCTCGACGAGGCGGTCGCCGTGCTGCGTGCTCAGGGCCACCACAAGCGCATCCTGGTCCAGAGTGATGGAGGCAGTGATTTCACCAGTGACCTCTTTCAACAGGGCTGTTTGATGTACGGCAACTGGGTGCGCTGCAAAGTGTCTCAGCCGGGAGGAACCGGTATCCTCGAACGCCTCAACCGGACCTACAAATACCAGTTCGCCTTCCGCCAGGACTGGCAGTCCATGGCCGATGTCCGGGCCGCCATGCCGGACTTTCACCGCTGGTACAACCACGAGCGCCGTCATTCGGCGCTCGGCTACGCCACGCCTTGGTCTACACTCACCTTATCGGCGAATGCTCGCAACGCCGCTTGA
- a CDS encoding caspase family protein gives MTVIESLVLRIRSCTPSTIHTSPEEEHTMPRGVSLHIGLNRVDPSAYGGWDGALSGCHNDASAMKGIADQAGYTSTLLRDGEATADLVTEQIGLAATQLQGGDTFFLTYSGHGGQVPDANGDEADGQDETWVLYDRMMIDDELNALWSQFAADVRIVILSDSCHSGTVARMVQAQAVKLAMGFKEVNSRFRFAPQDATRASYERHRGLYRSLQWLAGRRDLRDCSASILLISGCQDNQLSMDGSVNGLFTEQLLKVWNNGAFQGTYRQFWKAITALMPSDQTPNYFVTGQNNATFESERPFTIGSELSPQTSATPSVVGPVSARRGDPPPTFTVTKPADAYFVFEISARPELFDIANQAASRTSGNFYASWADPFFSERPHGSSFQLPAAAWAALQPNDRLYYRVITTTSATGWDGIAWSTPDHLGSTSPTMQVLAQATSTSPQPQPTTDQPMLRLGSKGEAVRRLQSLLVARGYGLQVDGDFGPRTDGAVRDFQREQGLQADGIVGPKTWGALHRGMAPSALHSAQRASWQAY, from the coding sequence GTGACGGTCATCGAATCTCTGGTTCTCAGGATTCGCTCCTGTACACCTTCAACCATCCATACCAGCCCCGAGGAGGAACACACCATGCCCAGAGGCGTCTCGCTACACATTGGTTTGAACCGCGTCGACCCGTCGGCGTATGGCGGCTGGGACGGGGCCCTCAGCGGCTGTCACAACGACGCCAGCGCCATGAAAGGCATTGCGGACCAGGCAGGGTACACCAGTACCCTCCTTCGGGACGGTGAAGCCACCGCCGACCTGGTGACCGAACAGATCGGGCTGGCCGCCACGCAACTCCAAGGCGGGGACACTTTCTTCCTGACCTACTCCGGTCACGGGGGACAGGTCCCCGATGCGAATGGCGACGAGGCGGACGGGCAGGACGAGACCTGGGTGCTGTACGACCGGATGATGATTGATGACGAACTGAATGCCTTATGGTCGCAGTTCGCAGCGGACGTACGCATTGTCATCCTGTCCGACAGTTGCCACAGCGGGACCGTCGCCAGAATGGTCCAGGCGCAGGCCGTCAAGCTGGCCATGGGCTTCAAGGAGGTCAATTCCCGGTTCCGCTTTGCGCCGCAGGACGCGACCCGCGCGTCATATGAGCGTCACCGTGGGCTGTACCGTTCGTTGCAGTGGCTGGCGGGCCGGCGGGACCTGCGGGACTGCAGTGCGTCTATCCTGCTGATTTCAGGCTGTCAGGACAACCAGCTGTCCATGGACGGCAGCGTCAATGGCCTGTTTACGGAACAGCTGCTGAAGGTTTGGAACAACGGGGCCTTCCAGGGCACCTACCGGCAATTCTGGAAAGCCATTACCGCTTTAATGCCTTCGGATCAGACGCCGAACTATTTCGTCACGGGACAGAACAATGCGACGTTCGAGTCCGAGCGCCCATTCACCATCGGCTCCGAGCTCAGCCCTCAGACGTCGGCCACCCCCAGCGTGGTGGGCCCCGTCAGTGCTCGGCGCGGTGATCCGCCACCGACCTTCACTGTAACCAAACCTGCGGACGCGTACTTTGTATTCGAGATCTCCGCCCGGCCTGAGCTCTTCGACATTGCGAATCAAGCTGCGAGCCGCACGTCTGGCAACTTCTACGCCTCCTGGGCGGACCCGTTCTTTTCAGAGCGGCCCCACGGCTCCTCGTTTCAACTCCCGGCAGCGGCCTGGGCCGCCCTTCAACCCAACGACCGCCTCTACTACCGCGTGATCACCACAACCAGTGCCACTGGATGGGACGGGATTGCCTGGTCCACTCCCGACCATTTGGGGTCGACCAGCCCGACGATGCAGGTGCTGGCACAGGCGACAAGTACGTCGCCCCAGCCGCAGCCCACAACGGATCAACCCATGCTTCGGCTCGGCTCTAAGGGGGAAGCTGTACGCCGCTTGCAGTCTCTGCTCGTGGCCCGGGGGTACGGGCTACAGGTGGACGGCGACTTCGGGCCGCGGACCGACGGGGCCGTTCGGGATTTTCAACGCGAACAAGGGCTTCAGGCGGACGGCATCGTCGGGCCGAAGACTTGGGGAGCGCTTCACCGGGGCATGGCTCCTTCGGCCTTACACTCTGCGCAGCGAGCTTCATGGCAGGCCTACTGA
- a CDS encoding DUF5995 family protein: MKPPSAFNPESRPTLTEEGVTGALARLGDLERQYRSQRDPRAVFAGAYVVITSAMHQALGAQLFLDPPWVERYLAAFAGLYLDAAQQYDAGPQADDDLVPPVWRLTFATCREETVSPLTHLLLGVNAHVNRDLAVALVRAGVRDHTDRRYEDHKRVNDVLRGAVNDLQASVTADAPVLARLDTLCGPWDEHVACTVVAWARETAWAHAVHLAGAEGETYARHLDRIERRAYRYALLIKGHPAVWAGPSGTKG; the protein is encoded by the coding sequence ATGAAACCACCGTCTGCCTTTAATCCGGAATCCAGGCCGACCCTGACCGAGGAAGGGGTCACCGGCGCCCTCGCCCGTCTGGGCGACCTTGAACGCCAGTACCGGTCACAACGAGACCCCCGCGCTGTTTTTGCAGGCGCTTACGTCGTCATCACGTCCGCCATGCACCAGGCCCTGGGCGCACAGCTGTTTCTGGACCCACCGTGGGTGGAACGCTACCTCGCGGCGTTCGCCGGGCTGTACCTGGACGCGGCACAGCAGTATGACGCCGGTCCTCAGGCGGACGATGACCTGGTGCCGCCCGTCTGGAGGCTGACTTTCGCCACCTGCCGGGAGGAGACAGTCTCCCCGTTGACCCACCTGCTTCTGGGCGTCAACGCGCACGTGAACCGCGACCTGGCTGTGGCGCTGGTCCGGGCGGGCGTCCGTGACCACACCGACCGGCGCTACGAGGACCACAAGCGGGTCAACGACGTGCTGCGCGGCGCAGTGAATGACCTTCAGGCCAGCGTGACCGCGGACGCACCGGTGCTCGCGCGGCTGGACACCCTGTGTGGACCCTGGGATGAACACGTGGCCTGCACAGTGGTGGCGTGGGCACGCGAAACCGCGTGGGCGCATGCTGTCCATCTGGCCGGCGCCGAAGGTGAGACCTATGCCCGGCACCTCGACCGGATTGAGCGCCGGGCGTACCGGTACGCCCTCCTGATCAAAGGGCACCCCGCGGTGTGGGCCGGCCCTTCCGGCACGAAGGGCTGA
- a CDS encoding BTAD domain-containing putative transcriptional regulator, which yields MGHPILQAILEGQYKRGLQLYADFQTPTPSDDRWAGYCLFAQGDLLSAKDLLARAWARGCLSAAIELATTYRHLGEFEAARAHLQDLPWKDLSAFDGALAERESGMLYAACGQLEKARHALERAWALAQGQPEVLRAAVALAIGWAEALAGFDVRATHYFDVAVDSSHSIKRAQALVTRGLSLVYAGRYEQAEGDLQEAQRWRQDLPVMAPILAYTYGVLRRAQGQWHEALEHYQEAARLANERAEVDSAFFSELGACAVLASLGELDEATAALHRAAKHTGEPRKAVFWRWRAAVLHGLSGDEAAASELRGIADEFVEMGLHREAAWVTLHEAEAYARVGETEAVQVALRVAIDGRHLLGSGAPLVVELRDLPHVQRLLMDQPDAYSRVLRDDWRSLGGCAPLGVQLITLGQGTICLEGQPVRLRLRRGIEVLAYLMQHRSVAREQLLNDLWPEVRPRDAANNFHQIKRALEKSLPGLALPYDPVTQTYSLESDGLRVHWDVQAIKDELEGTVTAVEHALQTYGGPFLPMASTSWAQQVRREVESCIVNAGMALLDRWIILGEHAKCLALAQRLREVDPYNDTLVEVVVDASFHLEGLAAAQHLLKEIQEQFVLEVGEFPPRLEALYTHLR from the coding sequence ATGGGTCACCCAATCCTGCAGGCGATCCTCGAAGGCCAGTACAAACGTGGGCTGCAGCTGTACGCTGATTTTCAGACCCCAACACCGTCAGATGACCGCTGGGCGGGGTATTGCCTCTTTGCGCAAGGCGATCTGCTGAGCGCCAAGGATCTCCTGGCGCGTGCCTGGGCCCGGGGCTGCCTGAGTGCGGCCATTGAGCTTGCCACGACGTATCGGCACCTGGGTGAGTTCGAGGCGGCGCGTGCCCATCTGCAGGACCTTCCGTGGAAGGACCTCAGCGCGTTTGACGGCGCTCTTGCCGAGCGGGAGTCGGGGATGCTGTATGCCGCGTGTGGTCAACTTGAGAAGGCCAGGCACGCGCTGGAGCGCGCCTGGGCCCTGGCGCAAGGCCAGCCGGAAGTTCTTCGCGCTGCCGTAGCGCTGGCCATAGGGTGGGCGGAAGCCCTCGCTGGCTTCGATGTGCGCGCCACCCACTACTTTGATGTCGCGGTAGACAGCAGCCACAGCATCAAGCGTGCTCAGGCGTTGGTCACCCGAGGCTTGTCGCTGGTGTATGCCGGACGGTACGAACAGGCTGAAGGGGACCTGCAGGAAGCACAGCGGTGGCGACAGGACCTGCCCGTCATGGCACCGATCCTGGCCTACACCTATGGCGTGCTTCGCCGTGCGCAGGGGCAGTGGCATGAAGCGCTTGAGCACTATCAGGAAGCGGCGCGCCTCGCGAATGAACGTGCTGAGGTCGATAGCGCATTCTTCAGCGAACTGGGCGCCTGCGCAGTGTTGGCCTCGCTCGGCGAACTGGATGAAGCGACGGCGGCGCTTCACCGGGCCGCCAAGCACACTGGGGAGCCCCGCAAGGCCGTGTTCTGGAGATGGCGCGCCGCCGTGCTCCACGGACTTTCAGGAGATGAGGCTGCGGCCTCGGAGCTTCGGGGCATCGCTGATGAGTTCGTGGAGATGGGCCTACACCGGGAAGCCGCCTGGGTCACGCTGCATGAAGCGGAGGCGTACGCCCGGGTAGGAGAAACGGAGGCGGTACAAGTGGCCCTTCGTGTCGCCATTGATGGACGACATCTGCTGGGCAGTGGCGCTCCACTTGTCGTGGAACTCCGTGATCTTCCGCATGTCCAGCGGTTGCTCATGGATCAGCCGGACGCCTACTCCAGGGTGCTGCGTGACGATTGGCGTTCCCTGGGTGGGTGTGCGCCTTTGGGAGTTCAGCTGATCACCTTGGGCCAGGGCACCATCTGCCTGGAGGGTCAGCCAGTGCGTCTCAGGCTGCGCCGAGGCATCGAGGTTCTGGCTTACCTGATGCAACATCGCTCAGTTGCTCGGGAACAATTGCTGAATGACCTCTGGCCCGAGGTCCGACCAAGAGACGCGGCCAACAACTTCCACCAGATCAAACGTGCACTGGAAAAGAGCCTGCCGGGGTTGGCTCTGCCTTACGATCCGGTCACCCAAACGTATTCCCTCGAGAGCGATGGCCTCCGCGTGCACTGGGACGTTCAGGCCATCAAGGATGAGCTGGAGGGGACCGTGACGGCGGTCGAGCACGCGCTTCAGACGTATGGTGGACCTTTTCTTCCGATGGCCAGTACTTCATGGGCTCAGCAAGTCCGGCGTGAAGTCGAGTCCTGCATTGTGAATGCAGGAATGGCTCTGTTGGACCGCTGGATCATTCTCGGGGAGCATGCCAAGTGCCTGGCACTCGCCCAGCGCCTGCGGGAGGTAGACCCGTACAACGACACCCTGGTGGAAGTCGTCGTTGATGCGAGCTTTCACCTGGAGGGACTGGCAGCTGCTCAGCATCTGCTTAAAGAGATTCAGGAGCAGTTTGTGCTTGAGGTGGGGGAATTTCCTCCGCGGTTGGAGGCGCTCTATACCCACCTGCGTTAA
- a CDS encoding CHASE2 domain-containing protein, giving the protein MSDPPATPGSPAQVPSQAPGQADAAGQPRTWRRALQESALAVIIFCFLSWAVHSHHLGWLSDSLADAQDKAYDTLAALEHHFPSPLAPPPGTPRVVFVDIDDATIQAANISPYLFHRGLLAELLQKLSAAQPKAIYVDLNLSASSQEPNLTRQGLARFPRSPGDEALLKVLTAPRAFPVLLSQPAVLGENVMQLGGSTCWVTPAVITDSGDTVRRIPRRWQDGPYPASEALLLAAQPQGFQCPEAKRAQAPPKDIYRTALYGEPIIFHDIPAMDAGTSTWPGLSVINAQSLLTQDGTQLEPGALVVVGRTDRNSQDMHDTAVGDMAGVKLHLNALMTLLTYRHPVIPLDPVVSALLAFAGMLLAIVVAPILSTVLTQLLGRLGVKREFGDVFEHPIMWGLLFGCAFVFYRYGGRFLDFALPIVSLELARLALSRQTSKLVTRTLKMAKILN; this is encoded by the coding sequence ATGTCTGATCCGCCCGCCACGCCCGGTTCACCGGCCCAGGTGCCCTCTCAAGCTCCGGGCCAGGCTGACGCTGCAGGTCAGCCGCGGACCTGGCGCCGCGCCCTCCAGGAAAGTGCGCTGGCGGTCATCATCTTCTGCTTTTTGTCCTGGGCGGTCCACAGCCATCACCTGGGCTGGCTGTCAGACAGCCTCGCCGATGCGCAGGACAAAGCCTACGACACACTGGCGGCCCTGGAGCACCACTTTCCCAGTCCGCTGGCTCCACCTCCAGGGACACCCAGGGTGGTCTTTGTCGACATTGACGACGCCACCATCCAGGCAGCCAACATCAGCCCCTACCTGTTTCACCGGGGGCTGCTGGCCGAACTGCTGCAAAAACTCAGTGCCGCGCAACCCAAAGCCATCTACGTGGATCTGAACCTGAGTGCCTCCAGCCAGGAACCCAACCTGACCCGGCAGGGACTGGCCCGCTTTCCACGTTCGCCTGGGGATGAGGCTCTCCTCAAGGTCCTGACGGCGCCGCGTGCCTTCCCGGTGCTGCTGTCGCAACCCGCCGTCCTGGGAGAGAACGTGATGCAGCTCGGTGGGTCCACCTGCTGGGTCACTCCGGCGGTCATTACCGACAGCGGGGACACCGTACGCCGCATTCCACGCCGCTGGCAGGACGGCCCGTATCCTGCCTCCGAAGCGCTCCTGCTGGCGGCCCAGCCGCAGGGGTTCCAGTGCCCTGAGGCGAAGCGCGCGCAGGCGCCTCCGAAGGACATCTACCGCACCGCCCTGTACGGGGAGCCCATCATCTTCCACGACATTCCGGCCATGGACGCCGGAACGTCCACCTGGCCGGGCCTTAGTGTCATCAATGCCCAGAGCCTTCTGACGCAGGACGGAACCCAGCTTGAACCCGGCGCCCTGGTGGTGGTCGGCCGCACCGACCGCAACAGTCAGGATATGCATGACACCGCCGTGGGCGACATGGCCGGCGTCAAACTGCATCTCAATGCGCTGATGACCCTGTTGACCTACCGCCATCCGGTCATTCCGCTGGATCCTGTGGTTTCCGCACTCCTGGCCTTCGCGGGCATGCTGCTGGCGATTGTGGTCGCCCCCATCCTGAGTACCGTGCTCACGCAGCTGCTGGGCCGGCTGGGCGTGAAACGGGAGTTCGGAGACGTTTTTGAGCACCCCATCATGTGGGGCCTCCTCTTCGGGTGCGCCTTTGTCTTCTACCGTTACGGTGGCCGCTTCCTTGATTTCGCCCTGCCCATCGTCAGTCTGGAACTCGCCCGGCTGGCCCTCAGCCGTCAGACCAGCAAACTCGTGACCAGAACCTTGAAAATGGCGAAAATTCTCAACTGA